The Papaver somniferum cultivar HN1 chromosome 3, ASM357369v1, whole genome shotgun sequence genome includes a region encoding these proteins:
- the LOC113360405 gene encoding uncharacterized protein LOC113360405 — protein MNGCCSDKKWRHLLNLVRKYKIDCICLLETMVDEDTVKKFIHHFPYDSWNIIPAVGKLGGLAFGYFGKSSIEVLGCSLNMVHILCDITPVIKNCVVSFIYGSTNLAGMKNQWNFLSEMCDNNKNPWMLVGDFNFILHASEKQGGNPEKSLPPNFIKDNLNKMNMHEVLSFGNPFTWCNRRFRNPTDLIFEKLDRAFMNDRWVSILSQTRITNLGRIYSDHCPILVKCFHFEKHYNIPYRFFRCWQLNPEFKDVLHASWSFSVKGSPSYIIDRKLSNVSRDLTKWNINSFGHIKTTISKLNAELEKLQALPYSPQIGGFILNFANQLDYWYEIEHSFYEQKSRIHYFTQYDRNTHYFHNYVKLSNMYNTIHTIRDDQGNWLENRDQIYDLLTKHFKNFFTSSCPSMVDIEDSLKHVSPIISDKVNATLTAVPSPKEILDIVVALAPWSSPGPDGFPVGLYKDNWDTVKDEVIAHVQSFFTNRYLLKHSNYTFITLIPKIKNASFPHDFRPISLSNSVYKIISKILTNRLKPILDGLISPFQSAFIANRQIHDNIIITHEILHAFKKKKKNAKNGHIAIKLDLSKAFDRLEWSFIVAVRFF, from the coding sequence ATGAATGGTTGCTGTTCTGACAAAAAATGGAGGCATCTTTTAAATCTTGTTAGGAAATACAAAATTGATTGTATTTGCTTGTTAGAGACTATGGttgatgaagatactgttaaGAAATTCATTCACCACTTTCCTTATGACTCTTGGAACATCATTCCTGCTGTGGGAAAGTTGGGTGGTCTAGCTTTTGGTTATTTTGGTAAATCTTCAATTGAAGTTTTAGGTTGCTCCCTTAATATGGTTCATATTCTTTGTGATATTACGCCTGTGATTAAGAATTGTGTTGTCTCTTTCATATATGGTTCAACTAACTTAGCCGGTatgaagaatcaatggaattttcTTAGTGAAATGTGTGATAATAATAAAAATCCTTGGATGCTTGTGGGAGACTTTAACTTCATTTTGCATGCCTCTGAAAAGCAAGGTGGTAACCCGGAAAAATCTCTCCCACCCAACTTTATTAAAGATAACTTAAATAAGATGAATATGCATGAGGTCCTATCCTTTGGCAATCCTTTTACCTGGTGTAATAGGCGATTCAGAAATCCTACTGATCTTATTTTTGAGAAACTTGATAGGGCTTTTATGAATGATAGATGGGTGTCTATTCTTTCGCAGACTAGAATCACTAATTTGGGTCGTATATATTCTGATCATTGTCCGATTTTGGTCAAATGTTTTCATTTTGAGAAGCACTACAatattccttatagattttttaGATGCTGGCAGCTTAATCCTGAATTTAAAGATGTTTTGCATGCTTCTTggtctttttctgttaaaggatCACCTAGTTATATCATAGACAGGAAACTCAGTAATGTTAGTCGGGATCTGACCAAATGGAATATCAACTCTTTTGGTCATATTAAAACCACAATTAGTAAGCTTAATGCTGAATTAGAAAAGCTTCAAGCTCTGCCTTATTCTCCACAAATTGGTGGCTTCATTCTTAACTTTGCCAATCAACTTGATTATTGGTATGAAATTGAGCACTCTTTCTATGAGCAGAAATCTAGAATTCATTATTTCACTCAATATGATCGGAACACtcactattttcataattatGTCAAACTTAGTAATATGTATAATACTATTCATACTATTAGGGATGATCAAGGTAATTGGTTAGAAAATAGAGATCAGATTTATGACTTGCTCACTAAACATTTTAAGAATTTTTTTACTTCCTCATGTCCTAGTATGGTTGATATTGAAGATTCTCTTAAACATGTTTCCCCAATTATCTCTGATAAGGTAAATGCTACTTTAACTGCTGTGCCGTCTCCGAAGGAAATTTTGGATATTGTTGTTGCCTTAGCCCCTTGGAGTTCTCCAGGTCCTGACGGATTCCCGGTTGGTTTATATAAAGATAACTGGGACACTGTTAAGGATGAAGTCATTGCTCATGTGCAAAGTTTTTTCACTAATAGGTATCTGCTTAAGCATTCTAATTATACCTTTATAACTTTAATCCCTAAAATCAAGAATGCTTCTTTCCCACATGACTTTAGACCCATTAGTTTGTCGAATTCTGTTTATAAAATCATTTCCAAGATTTTAACTAATCGTTTAAAGCCTATCTTAGACGGTTTGATTTCTCCTTTTCAGTCTGCTTTTATTGCCAATAGGCAAATTCATGATAATATTATCATTACTCATGAAATTCTCCAtgcttttaaaaagaaaaagaaaaatgccaAAAATGGTCATATTGCTATCAAGTTAGACCTTTCTAAAGCTTTCGATAGGCTGGAATGGTCCTTTATTGTTGCAGTTAGGTTTTTCTGA